The genomic DNA CAAACTgtaaaaaagaagataaaatttcaactttatttGGAATATGGAGTACATGATGTTGAACCAGACGTTAGAGGTGAGAAGGAAAGAGAAACAGAGTAACTCGGgctaaaaaaaagaagttaagtTATATGCAAACTATTTCTCCCCTAGCAGCACTTTTATTTGCGCTCTCCTTCTAACGGCTCTCATTTTTTCAAAGGCATGTGACGAGAGAATTACAACTATGGTTCACAAATCGCCGTAGCATTTTACAATCAAGTCGACTGTCAGATGTCAAATTAACTCCAAAATCGTCAACGGATGGTATAGTCTATAGAGTTGGTGCACGCCTTTCCATAGCGCGAGTGTTCTCTGGCCGGATTTGCACACCTTGAAAGGGGCGCCTTCTTTTAATGAAATCCTTAACTGCCTTCTTAAATTCAGAACTCCGAAAGCTGTACAAAACAGGGTTAATGGCTGAGTTAAGATAACCCAACATAAGAAAGAAGGTATGCAATTCAGGATGCTTTGCGATATCGATAGCACATTTCCGACACAGATTGCTCGTGATGCTCAGAAATGAGTGAGGCAACCAACAGACCACGAACGAGAAAACGATCAGAAACGTTGTCCTGGCTGCACGAATGTTCCGTTGTTGTAATTTCCTGATGAGGATGGCTTCATGTCGCGATCGCATACATTCGACAGGTTGTTGTTCTGAGGTAGGTGAATTGGAGCTCTCTTGGACTGAATTAAGCCTTGCTGCGTTTTCAATACCTCCTGGTTCCGCTACTGAAACTTTCCCTCTCTTTGCTCTGAATCCAGTCATGTGTTTAGTTTTTCCAGTTCTGCGGCCAGTTTTTGGAGCATGCGTCCGCTTGACTGCAACGCAAAACATTTTGCAGTTCAGAAAGGAAGCGATTAAAACTGGTATCACAAAATTTATCAACGAACTTAACACCGAATAAGTTGAAGAGATGTTGAAAAGACAGTATTCACGATAAACACTTCTTGGACGCGGTTTCCAGCCAAAGACTGGGGCGAGTGAAAAGAGCACGGAGTATGCCCATAAACAGCAAACGACTATAGAGGCGCGCCTGCGAGTCATCAGTGGCGATGCCTTGTAGATGTCCAGAGGTTCTTGTAGGAGTCGGTATCGATAAACTGTCAAAGCCAACAAGCTTAGAATGGACGTGGGTACAGCAATTAAGTACGTTGTCGTCCATACATTGCACATGATCTCACCATGTCTCCAGCGCTTGAATGAAATGATTAGCTCTAAGTCAAATGGCATCACCAGACAAGTTGTTATCAGATCAGAAACTGCCAAGGAGAGTGTGAAGAACGTGTTGATGGATTGCCGCAGGGATCTGGTGATTAGTGTGACCACACAAACTGTGATATTTCCCATTAGCGAGgcgatgataatgatgacgtaAAATATGGAACATGTGACCATAATTGGTGAGACATCAAGATTTTCAATGGCTGGGGAAGCAGTCGAGTTTATCGCATTTTCTGACTCATTCATGGCGAATAAGAACCCTTTTTTCCTCGCTAGgcctgaaaaaatggaaaacgtAAGAGACATTGCTGGCTGTGACAATTACAAATATACTGAATGGCTGAAACCAAAGTCAAAGGTTGCATGAATAAAACGAGATTTTCGCTGAcagttttaatctttttaacAAGTTCGGTAAGTGACCAGGccatcatttaaaaataaatttaaaatgtattcGTGAACTTATACTGTCAACTGGTAATCAAGAATGATCTCAGATAAAAGCTTAAAATAGACTATTGAGGTGATGCAAATTGTAAATGGAAGGCGAGGCGGTCGAGTTAATCACATTTTCTGACTCATTCATGGCAAACACTGCAGaaccttttttctttgctaagcgtgcaaaaatgaaaatagaaggGTGTATAACTATATGTATCTCACTAGCATCCGATTGGCTTAAACCAAAATTCGATGGCtcgaaaaattaatcaatgttgCTTGAAACAGATTGCGCAAGCACTGATGGTGTCTTAATCATATTTGGTAAGTGACCAAACCGTCCTTTGCAAATCAGTTTGAAATGCATTTGCAAACTGATAATGTCTTCGAGTAATTAAGAAAGAGCTCAGATGATTATTATTACTGACTGTCACTGGGATGAAACAACTGATTCGATGGgccatagttttttttttattattttaattgacTCTGCTCAATAAGTGTAGTGCTTTTGACTGCGCTGACTTGTTTGCAGAATaatattgaaaaaggaaaatacctgTGAAATGTGAAAACGACCCTGCCCGTAGAGTAACTGCTCTATCTCGTGTTAATTTGTGTTTCAGATTGCAGCAATTGTTGCACTCCAAATGAAGGTGATTTGTAATTTCCGCCCTTTAAACATTACAGCAAAACACTCTCAGattattttccatttgaaagAGGATTTACATATCAAATACCAAGAAGCCTAAAagcttatttttcatttctttagtttttctcACAAGAACTCTTCGGAATTTATTCATTACTTTCCTTTATATCAACATTCTCTGAGAACTAAAAGAAAAGGTTATTTGAATGAAGATGTTTTTTGGTAATAATCATACAGTGCTAAATTATATTGTTCTCATTTTCAATTCATGGtcattttatcaaatatatTTCAGAGTATAAGGAATGGCGAATATTCTGTTCAAAAAATAACTGTCTGGCAGATCCGTGTTTGACCAGTTCCTTTCGTCAATCTCGGTTATTTTGTATATAACTGTTTTGAGGTCTAGAATGTTTTAGTGACTTAGTCTTGAGATCAGCTGTACTCTTCAAGAAGCCAGACATACATGCGACCGACACGCTGAGCGGAAACAAACTGTTCGTTTTTGCTGAATGAGCAAGCAAGAAAACAGCAGGCCTTGAtaccttcgctctgacgaagagctaacgctcgagacaTCAGTGTCAGAATCTCTATAGAGgtcaattcacattatcaactcataaAACCAAGTAGTCTGTGGCTCGTTTGCTGGAATAAAACTATTCTAGAAATCTCGAAAAGGCTAACTCTACTCTTCGCTCTCCGTCTTTACAAGTCAACTATCCTGAAAGCTGAAACGGTCACTGGATGATTAGGTCGCTTATGTTTTAAAGCtaaacttgaaaaagaagaaatttatattttatcgGTGAAAGTCAACTTCGAATTTGAAAGGTTATTATTGTCATCAGAACGCTGGCTTGCACTTTTGTAACATAATCACCATTTGTTGTTCCCTCTATTGCTAATTATAGTAACTCAAGTGTGTAACCCTCGAATTTCTAGAAATGCATTGGAAGACAAAGTTTTTGGATCATACCTGTCTTTGAGGAAGTTCTTAGGATCTCAAGAGAGAGTCTTGATCCAGGCTGTTTGACTTTCTCATGGCAAGTTTCAGATGACTCTAAATTTGATAGAGATGTTTACACGCCATCGCCCAGAGTAAATTTTCCATAACAATCGATTGATCGCGTTATTCAAAATTCGGGCTGCCACTTATTGCAACTGATGTCCATTTTTTGACAGCAAACATTGATAATGAcgttaaaaatataaaagaaaccGGTTgcataaatgaaaatttagttttactAACCTCAACTTAAGTTAAAGTTATTCTGCCAAAGCATGCAAGTACTGCCTTACATTCATGTCCACCGAAAGATGTACTTCGAAACTATTGGTTTGGTAACGTAAATCAGACAGGAAAAGGAATCACACAGTAATGGCCTAATTACTGACTAAAATAAGAGCTGAAATAAAGAACCGATTTCTAATTTACGCATTTGGTGGTAATATTTCTTTGTCAccgggagaatttgtttttcactgGACAAAATTACGCAGCTGCTGAAGTCGGTATAACAAAGTCAGACAAAGCCTCCGCTATGTCTGATGGGGGAGGACAGATGACTGACTTGCACGCGATCACATCGGGAAAATGATTGATGGAGACTTCCGTTTAAAGCTTCCTGGATAAGTTGAAGTCCAATCTTCTCAAACgcggaaataaaacaaaaaaggagagAAGTTTATGGACCAATTCGTAAAAATTCAATTCCTAAAACCAAGAGGAAATGAAGTCTCATTATCTTCTCTTGATAAATCATAAAATAACCTCGCCTTATGAACAATCGGTTAATACGACCACCTTCTCGTCACAACGTCCAGCGTTTTTTTGTGCTCGAACGAATCGAGAGTCCTGACAATTTTCACTTTAAAGCTTACGGCCAATTAATCTAACCATTTAACGGCCAAATTTACaagggaaatgtttttcatGGAACTGAGTTTCAGCTGAGGATGTCTAAGCTGAAGAGTTGAGTTGCAACAACGCGCGCTTAGTTGTACTTGAGATGTAAACCCACAATagagaacaggaaaaaaaaagaaacacctctttcaataattttcatctTGATTTAGGACAATCTAGGTTTTATACTCTTTCAAATGAATTATCTTGTGctcaataatttgtttttcgAATATTTTCACTCATTTGTAAAATAAACTTCCCAGGTCCGCTCAGTCAAACGACGTAACTATTCGCTGTTTTACGTTTAGTTTAACGATCACTTTCAAGTCGCCATGGATGTCTAGCAAGCCAACTGGgcttaattttaatttgctttctCGAAATTCTCCTGCTACGTTTCCCTTTAGcgttgaaaaacaaacaaaaaaagttacaaCTCTCTCGTCTCCTTGGCCCCCTTTAATACTCCTTTTTCCTTCAAATGGGCTGTATTGAGTTAAACCGATATTCTgggcttttcatttttttagtaCGAGTCAATTTATACCAAACgctattttcagttttttctcgGAAGAAATGAACTGAAGAGGAGTTGTAAGACTTCTGACGATGATGACTACTTTCAAACAATACCTTAGTTACCGATATCACAGGTGCAAACAAACTTTGCTGATTACGGAAACGGTCTTAAACCGTCTATTTTGAACGCGAAagcaaattcaagaaaaaaaattcaaaattaacaagTTCGAGTACAATATAATAATGAACTACTTGCCCACCTTGCTCGAACTGTGTTGGGAAATATTGTCTCTCATGCAGTCATTGAAGAAGTTCTTTCTACACATAAATGGTGGCTCCTTCCTGAGTTAGATAGCTCAATGCAGGACtggatttgaatttaaaacGAACAAAAATTGAGGACATGACGGGATGGCGAGTAGCGAAATAGACTTATTTAATGATATGGAACGAAGCTTGACAGCTGGTCTCAGAATCATCACGCACGAGAAAGGacgttgttttaaaatagagaaAGCGTGACGTTAAATGCAAATAGTACTGCTTACGGCGACTATTGAACGTTTAGCGGTCTTCTTTCAGCTGCTTACACCTGAGAATGAAAACGTTCATTTAAACGTTTTAAGGCAATGACAAAATAAAGAATGGACATTAAAGCCAAAGTGACATACAAGAGTACAACGCACCATGCTATATTGTAGTCTAGGAAGGACTTGAAGTCATCAAATGCGCCATTCCATCGTGGCATGCAGTACTGCTTCGTTGGATACTCGACAAGGGTATAGACGAGCAAGTTTGGGCACCAGACAGCCAAGGCAATGATCCAAGTGGCGAGGATATAGAACCTGCagtgttttgaactgatcagtgGGGAACGGATGGGAAATACCTCAGCTACGAATCGATCCACTGCTATCAAAACCAGGCTCTGAATTGAAATAGTAGATGAGACGTCTATTGCGAAGTGAATCAGTTTACACAACACTTGGTCAAGAGGACCGCCGATTAACCAAGGCTGAATATTGATGTGTAACCGTTCTAAATCCCGAGGAAACAGGAAAATCGGATACAGCAGATCGGACATGGCCATGTTTACAATGAAAAAGTTGGTGGGCTTTCTGAGGATTTTCGTCTTGTATACAATTAATCCAATGAGGGCATTTCCTACCAGTGAGACAACAAATTGCAGACAATAAGCGAAGGTTTCACTAATTCTTTGTGATGTGAAGTTGAAGCAGCTCAAAATGGACAACGTTATATTCATCGCTCCGGTCACGTTTGCCGACATTCTAAGAACTGaatatcaatttcttttgaagTTAACAACTCTCTGGAGGCTGCCTATAAACTTTGTTTAGGGAAAACAAAGTCAATCATTTGCATACG from Pocillopora verrucosa isolate sample1 chromosome 10, ASM3666991v2, whole genome shotgun sequence includes the following:
- the LOC131790456 gene encoding 5-hydroxytryptamine receptor 1D-like, translated to MNESENAINSTASPAIENLDVSPIMVTCSIFYVIIIIASLMGNITVCVVTLITRSLRQSINTFFTLSLAVSDLITTCLVMPFDLELIISFKRWRHGEIMCNVWTTTYLIAVPTSILSLLALTVYRYRLLQEPLDIYKASPLMTRRRASIVVCCLWAYSVLFSLAPVFGWKPRPRSVYREYCLFNISSTYSVLSSLINFVIPVLIASFLNCKMFCVAVKRTHAPKTGRRTGKTKHMTGFRAKRGKVSVAEPGGIENAARLNSVQESSNSPTSEQQPVECMRSRHEAILIRKLQQRNIRAARTTFLIVFSFVVCWLPHSFLSITSNLCRKCAIDIAKHPELHTFFLMLGYLNSAINPVLYSFRSSEFKKAVKDFIKRRRPFQGVQIRPENTRAMERRAPTL